A window of the Oryza brachyantha chromosome 5, ObraRS2, whole genome shotgun sequence genome harbors these coding sequences:
- the LOC102706287 gene encoding AT-hook motif nuclear-localized protein 23-like: protein MAWWAGSMGGLDIRNHLAQFGGHAGGGAGEQAPTTPNSSASNNHDDSSGAAQDSPTAGGGVGENSPTTNASASGASGGSGGGGSSSGRRPRGRPPGSKNKPKPPIIITRESPNALRSHVLEIAGGADIMEAVTTFARRRQRGVSVLSGSGVVANVTLRQPAAPPGAVATLHGRFEILSLSGAFLPSPCPPGATGLAVYLAGGQGQVVGGTVVGELLASGPVMVIAATFSNATYERLPLAEDESGEGAAVAAAGAAGSKGMQLPAESPPGGNGGPGAAAGGAPGLPDPTSMPFYNLPPNLMPNGGGQMAVHDVFGSFRPPPPAF from the coding sequence ATGGCGTGGTGGGCGGGCAGCATGGGAGGATTGGACATCCGCAACCACCTGGCGCAGTTCGGGgggcacgccggcggcggggcgggcgAGCaggcgccgacgacgccgaaCAGCAGCGCGAGCAACAACCATGACGACTCCTCAGGCGCCGCGCAGGACTCGCCGACGGCTGGCGGCGGTGTGGGGGAGAACTCCCCCACCACTAACGCTTCTGCATCGGGGGCGTCTGGcgggagcggaggcggcggatcTTCGTCGGGGAGGCGACCCCGGGGGAGGCCGCCGGGATCCAAGAACAAGCCCAAGCCTCCGATCATCATCACGCGGGAGAGCCCCAACGCGCTGCGCTCGCACGTGCTGgagatcgccggcggcgcggacatAATGGAGGCGGTGACCACGTtcgcccggcggcggcagcgcggggTGTCTGTGCTCTCCGGAAGCGGTGTTGTCGCCAACGTCACGCTGCGCcagccggccgcgccgcccgggGCCGTCGCCACGCTTCACGGCCGCTTCGAGATCTTGTCCCTGTCCGGCGCCTTCCTCCCGTCCCCGTGCCCGCCCGGCGCCACAGGGCTCGCGGTCTACCTTGCCGGCGGGCAGGGTCAGGTTGTCGGTGGAACGGTCGTTGGGGAGCTCCTCGCTTCCGGCCCCGTCATGGTCATCGCGGCCACCTTCTCTAATGCCACCTACGAGCGCCTACCTCTTGCAGAGGACGAGTCGGGCGAGGGGGCGGCTGTGgcagccgccggcgctgccggGTCGAAAGGGATGCAACTCCCTGCGGAATCGCCGCCCGGAGGAAATGGGGGGccgggagcggcggccggcggtgcTCCGGGATTGCCGGACCCGACGTCGATGCCATTCTACAACCTGCCGCCGAACCTGATGCCCAACGGAGGCGGCCAGATGGCGGTGCACGACGTGTTCGGCTCGttccggccgccaccgccggccttCTAG